Proteins found in one Salvelinus alpinus chromosome 11, SLU_Salpinus.1, whole genome shotgun sequence genomic segment:
- the LOC139534332 gene encoding TOX high mobility group box family member 4-B-like codes for MDLHFYSDLTDGTGPHGDPEFLDPGSFNGYDDKFPEGSDNYLTISGAGHPFLSSSETFHTPSLGDEEFEIPPISLDPDQALIASDVVAHFGELSDGERGGLSTPGNVVVGGDNPSFASTFVNPHQGSQGLDHHLSLGVISQPGGGGAILGSALGMDLGHPVGSQFSSSSPMTIDAPLSDMDHGLLGHNQLTTIDQSELSAQLGLSLGGGAILARSQSPDQPLSAAASPAGSLQDDDMDDFRQSVLVESPISLGVISLEPPVSDSPIPSFAPSSSTPPTLVRRGAAAGGGKKGKKRKESNEPQKPVSAYALFFRDTQAAIKGQNPSATFGEVSKIVASMWDSLGEEQKQVYKRKTEAAKKEYLKALAAYRDNQLSQPNIEVLDTSPSPPSPPPVAPLPAPAPRSTRSSVPHLAPEENTITNICTSNIILAGGDLPQVTTRSRTGAHKPPTPTPALAPSPPTVTKIIIKQQTSPSGVMVVSSSTVLSTRQPPPLQQMQNTPPPPRLQQMVHAQAPPPLQAKPRGGGAMAPPPLQIKIVPPASDLDSPVIGTAAGGLAALGGATLTSGEVVQSAALVTACSMEAEDGAEGEDGMQVELNVSPGPDVTQTCSPNLCVRAGCTNPAVENKDWDREYCSNECVATHCRDVFMAWCAIRGQDSTVT; via the exons TTCCCGGAAGGCAGTGATAACTACCTGACCATCAGCGGGGCGGGCCATCCGTTCCTCTCATCCTCTGAG ACGTTCCACACCCCCAGTCTGGGAGATGAGGAGTTCGAGATCCCCCCCATCTCCCTGGATCCAGACCAGGCGCTCATCGCGTCCGATGTGGTGGCCCACTTCGGAGAGCTGTCGGATGGAGAGCGAGGTGGCTTGTCCACCCCCGGGAACGTTGTGGTCGGGGGAGACAACCCGTCCTTCGCCTCCACCTTTGTGAATCCCCACCAGGGGTCTCAGGGACTGGACCACCACCTGAGTCTGGGGGTCATCAGTCAGCCCGGTGGAGGAGGAGCTATTCTGGGGTCTGCTCTGGGCATG GATCTGGGCCACCCCGTTGGCTCCCAGTTCAGCAGCTCCTCCCCCATGACCATAGACGCCCCGCTGAGTGACATGGACCACGGCCTGTTGGGCCACAACCAGCTGACCACCATCGACCAATCGGAGCTCAGCGCCCAGCTGGGGCTCAGCCTAGGGGGCGGGGCCATCCTGGCGAGGTCGCAGTCACCTGACCAACCACTGTCGGCCGCTGCTTCGCCGGCCGGCTCGCTACAGGACGACGACATGGACGACTTCAGACAG AGTGTGTTGGTGGAGTCCCCTATCTCTCTCGGCGTCATCTCCCTAGAGCCCCCAGTCTCCGACTCCCCTATTCCTTCCTTCGCTCCGTCCTCCAGCACCCCTCCTACTCTCGTCCGGAGAGGGGCAGCGGCCGGAGGAGGGAAGAAAGGGAAGAAAAGGAAAGAATCTAACGAGCCCCAGAAGCCTGTGTCGGCCTACGCTCTGTTCTTCAGGGACACACAGGCAGCCATTAAGGGCCAGAACCCCAGCGCCACCTTCGGAGAGGTGTCCAAGATAGTGGCCTCCATGTGGGATAGCCTGGGGGAGGAGCAgaagcag GTGTACAAGAGGAAGACGGAAGCAGCTAAGAAGGAGTATCTCAAGGCTCTGGCAGCCTACAGAGATAATCAGCTTTCTCAG cCAAACATTGAGGTTCTGGACACTTCCCCGtcgcctccctctcctcctcccgtcGCCCCACTCCCCGCCCCTGCTCCCCGTTCCACCCGTTCCTCCGTCCCCCACCTCGCCCCTGAAGAGAACACCATCACCAACATCTGCACCTCCAACATCATCCTAGCAGGTGGAGACCTCCCTCAGGTCACCACCCGCTCCCGTACAGGGGCGCACAAACCCCCCACTCCTACGCCCGCCCTGGCCCCAAGCCCCCCCACCGTTACTAAAATCATCATCAAGCAACAGACGTCGCCATCAGGGGTAATGGTGGTGTCAAGTAGTACGGTATTGTCTACTCGGCAGCCGCCACCACTCCAACAGATGCAGAACACCCCTCCTCCGCCCCGTCTCCAGCAGATGGTACATGCCCAGGCCCCACCGCCACTGCAGGCCAAACCAAGAGGCGGGGGTGCCATGGCACCACCCCCTCTGCAGATCAAGATCGTCCCTCCCGCCTCAGATTTGGACTCTCCTGTTATCGGCACGGCGGCAGGGGGGTTAGCCGCGTTGGGGGGGGCCACTCTGACCTCGGGGGAGGTGGTACAGTCCGCTGCCTTAGTAACAGCCTGTTCGATGGAAGCCGAGGACGGGGCTGAAGGAGAGGATGGG ATGCAGGTGGAGTTGAATGTGTCTCCGGGGCCAGATGTGACCCAGACCTGCAGCCCTAACCTGTGTGTCCGAGCCGGCTGCACCAACCCAGCTGTAGAGAACAAGGACTGGGACAGGGAATACTGCAGCAACGAGTGTGTGGCCACACACTGCAG GGATGTGTTCATGGCCTGGTGTGCGATCCGAGGGCAGGACTCCACTGTCACGTAA